In the Daphnia pulicaria isolate SC F1-1A chromosome 2, SC_F0-13Bv2, whole genome shotgun sequence genome, one interval contains:
- the LOC124326188 gene encoding extensin-2-like isoform X3, whose protein sequence is MANSSIVLLLVLLSLLSLMAGQINAVPMSPGYGSYSYQTTTKAPEYYTTTYAAPTYYTEAPKYYTTKAPEYTTTYAAPVYYTEAPKYYSAPSYQTEAPKYYTTTYAAPTYYTEASVYYTTKAPEYYTTASYYTTTYVAPSYYTEAPVYYTTYATPTYYTEAPKYYSAPSYYQTEAPVYYTTKAPEYYTTTYAAPTYYTTKVADYYTTTYAAPSYYTEAPVYYTTKAPEYYITTYAAPTYYTEAPKYYPAPSYTTTEAAKYYEAQPYYAAAAPSYYVEPTYYTEAPKYYSAPSYYTEAPVHTTYAAPSYYTEASQYYTTKAPEYYTTTYAAPVYYTEAPKYYSAPSYYTEAPVYYTTKAAEYYTTTYAAPTYYTEAPEYYTTTYAAPTYYTEAPKYYSAPSYQTEAPKYYTTTYAAPTYYTEAPKKYY, encoded by the exons ATGG CTAATTCCAGcatcgtgctgctgctggtgttgttgtcgttgctgtcgttgatggctgggcaGATCAATgctgtaccgatgtctcctggttATGGCAGCTATTCTTACCAAACTACTACCAAGGCccccgagtactacacgactacgtatgctgcccctacttactacaccgaggctcccaagtactacaccaccaaggcaccggagtatactacaacctacgctgccccagtatactacactgaagctcccaagtattactcgGCTCCGAGCTACCAGACTGAGGCGCCtaaatactacaccacaacgtatgctgccccgacctactacaccgaagcttccgtttactacaccaccaaggctcccgagtattacactacagcttcttactacaccacaacgtATGTTGCCCCAAgttactacactgaagctccagtttactacacaacATACGCCACTCCCACCTACTATACCGAGGCTccaaagtattactctgccccgagctactaccaGACTGAGGCTCcggtttactacaccacaaaggcccccgagtactacactacaacTTATGCTGCTCCTACTTACTACACTACCAAGGTTGCcgattactacaccactacctatgctgctccaagctactacactgaggctccagtttactacaccactaaggctccAGAGTACTACATAACAACATACGCTGCAccgacttactacaccgaggccccgaAGTATTATCCTGCTCCAAGCTACACAACTACTGAAGCAGCCAAGTATTACGAAGCCCAACCCTACTACGCCGCGGCTGCTCCTTCTTATTATGTTGAACcaacctactacaccgaggctccaaagTACTACTCCGCAccaagctactacaccgaggctccggTGCACACAACTTACGCCgctccgagctactacaccgaagcgtcACAATATTATACCACAAAGGCACCagaatactacaccacaacttacGCTGCCCCAGTCTACTATACGGAAGCTCCTAAGTATTACTCAGCCccaagctactacaccgaagcgccagtttactacaccaccaaggccgcAGAGTATTACACAACTACCTATGCTGCTCCAACTtattacaccgag gctcccgagtactacacaactacctacgctgccccgacttactacactgaagc
- the LOC124326188 gene encoding extensin-2-like isoform X1 encodes MANSSIVLLLVLLSLLSLMAGQINAVPMSPGYGSYSYQTTTKAPEYYTTTYAAPTYYTEAPKYYTTKAPEYTTTYAAPVYYTEAPKYYSAPSYQTEAPKYYTTTYAAPTYYTEASVYYTTKAPEYYTTASYYTTTYVAPSYYTEAPVYYTTYATPTYYTEAPKYYSAPSYYQTEAPVYYTTKAPEYYTTTYAAPTYYTTKVADYYTTTYAAPSYYTEAPVYYTTKAPEYYITTYAAPTYYTEAPKYYPAPSYTTTEAAKYYEAQPYYAAAAPSYYVEPTYYTEAPKYYSAPSYYTEAPVHTTYAAPSYYTEASQYYTTKAPEYYTTTYAAPVYYTEAPKYYSAPSYYTEAPVYYTTKAAEYYTTTYAAPTYYTEAPEYYTTTYAAPAYYTTKAPEYYTTTYAAPTYYTTKAPEYYTTTYAAPTYYTEAPKYYSAPSYQTEAPKYYTTTYAAPTYYTEAPKKYY; translated from the exons ATGG CTAATTCCAGcatcgtgctgctgctggtgttgttgtcgttgctgtcgttgatggctgggcaGATCAATgctgtaccgatgtctcctggttATGGCAGCTATTCTTACCAAACTACTACCAAGGCccccgagtactacacgactacgtatgctgcccctacttactacaccgaggctcccaagtactacaccaccaaggcaccggagtatactacaacctacgctgccccagtatactacactgaagctcccaagtattactcgGCTCCGAGCTACCAGACTGAGGCGCCtaaatactacaccacaacgtatgctgccccgacctactacaccgaagcttccgtttactacaccaccaaggctcccgagtattacactacagcttcttactacaccacaacgtATGTTGCCCCAAgttactacactgaagctccagtttactacacaacATACGCCACTCCCACCTACTATACCGAGGCTccaaagtattactctgccccgagctactaccaGACTGAGGCTCcggtttactacaccacaaaggcccccgagtactacactacaacTTATGCTGCTCCTACTTACTACACTACCAAGGTTGCcgattactacaccactacctatgctgctccaagctactacactgaggctccagtttactacaccactaaggctccAGAGTACTACATAACAACATACGCTGCAccgacttactacaccgaggccccgaAGTATTATCCTGCTCCAAGCTACACAACTACTGAAGCAGCCAAGTATTACGAAGCCCAACCCTACTACGCCGCGGCTGCTCCTTCTTATTATGTTGAACcaacctactacaccgaggctccaaagTACTACTCCGCAccaagctactacaccgaggctccggTGCACACAACTTACGCCgctccgagctactacaccgaagcgtcACAATATTATACCACAAAGGCACCagaatactacaccacaacttacGCTGCCCCAGTCTACTATACGGAAGCTCCTAAGTATTACTCAGCCccaagctactacaccgaagcgccagtttactacaccaccaaggccgcAGAGTATTACACAACTACCTATGCTGCTCCAACTtattacaccgag gctcccgagtactacaccacaacctacgctgctccggcgtactacaccactaaggcccctgagtactacaccacaacctacgctgctccgacctactacaccactaag gctcccgagtactacacaactacctacgctgccccgacttactacactgaagc
- the LOC124326188 gene encoding extensin-2-like isoform X2: protein MANSSIVLLLVLLSLLSLMAGQINAVPMSPGYGSYSYQTTTKAPEYYTTTYAAPTYYTEAPKYYTTKAPEYTTTYAAPVYYTEAPKYYSAPSYQTEAPKYYTTTYAAPTYYTEASVYYTTKAPEYYTTASYYTTTYVAPSYYTEAPVYYTTYATPTYYTEAPKYYSAPSYYQTEAPVYYTTKAPEYYTTTYAAPTYYTTKVADYYTTTYAAPSYYTEAPVYYTTKAPEYYITTYAAPTYYTEAPKYYPAPSYTTTEAAKYYEAQPYYAAAAPSYYVEPTYYTEAPKYYSAPSYYTEAPVHTTYAAPSYYTEASQYYTTKAPEYYTTTYAAPVYYTEAPKYYSAPSYYTEAPVYYTTKAAEYYTTTYAAPTYYTEAPEYYTTKAPEYYTTTYAAPTYYTEAPKYYSAPSYQTEAPKYYTTTYAAPTYYTEAPKKYY from the exons ATGG CTAATTCCAGcatcgtgctgctgctggtgttgttgtcgttgctgtcgttgatggctgggcaGATCAATgctgtaccgatgtctcctggttATGGCAGCTATTCTTACCAAACTACTACCAAGGCccccgagtactacacgactacgtatgctgcccctacttactacaccgaggctcccaagtactacaccaccaaggcaccggagtatactacaacctacgctgccccagtatactacactgaagctcccaagtattactcgGCTCCGAGCTACCAGACTGAGGCGCCtaaatactacaccacaacgtatgctgccccgacctactacaccgaagcttccgtttactacaccaccaaggctcccgagtattacactacagcttcttactacaccacaacgtATGTTGCCCCAAgttactacactgaagctccagtttactacacaacATACGCCACTCCCACCTACTATACCGAGGCTccaaagtattactctgccccgagctactaccaGACTGAGGCTCcggtttactacaccacaaaggcccccgagtactacactacaacTTATGCTGCTCCTACTTACTACACTACCAAGGTTGCcgattactacaccactacctatgctgctccaagctactacactgaggctccagtttactacaccactaaggctccAGAGTACTACATAACAACATACGCTGCAccgacttactacaccgaggccccgaAGTATTATCCTGCTCCAAGCTACACAACTACTGAAGCAGCCAAGTATTACGAAGCCCAACCCTACTACGCCGCGGCTGCTCCTTCTTATTATGTTGAACcaacctactacaccgaggctccaaagTACTACTCCGCAccaagctactacaccgaggctccggTGCACACAACTTACGCCgctccgagctactacaccgaagcgtcACAATATTATACCACAAAGGCACCagaatactacaccacaacttacGCTGCCCCAGTCTACTATACGGAAGCTCCTAAGTATTACTCAGCCccaagctactacaccgaagcgccagtttactacaccaccaaggccgcAGAGTATTACACAACTACCTATGCTGCTCCAACTtattacaccgag gctcccgagtactacaccactaaggctcccgagtactacacaactacctacgctgccccgacttactacactgaagc
- the LOC124326198 gene encoding glutamate receptor ionotropic, kainate glr-3-like, which produces MRFIALEVLFLVFLLIVFCKCQKINGHLRLATCYNPLGNLPNVSINKLGMIESQLIEMLAESLNFTYEIHVPTDILQLGSPDEIHGNGSWTGILGQLVREEVDMTATFGPQLYSRDSVFDVTVPIILDNIAIIVPYPRQNIDAFAILNVFSPSMWILYLAANFAVGYVVWIVMYLKKGPEQKILTYQDILTNGVGIVFGQGGDLSRTRHRSLASRMIIGSWLFTVLVFDYAFTGSIISIITTPKLHFIVHSIGDVVANKDIQPLIINESSTHTEFKESSDPIYQEIYKRVRENPELLVSPSSEFVELLLSKPNQVLVMSDLLADSEIEKDLRRTGFCRATILPEKVKSRQNSLFLQKDSQFTKAINNQLLLLRQTGLSNYLDATHHSFASRCYIDERKVENDKRNRRIAPLTLHDLRGLFGAFGLAVLGFIVFLVEICSAKCQCRSRVVKIDL; this is translated from the exons ATGAGGTTTATTGCTTTGGAGgtcttatttttggtttttctcttgATTGTATTTTGTaaatgtcaaaaaatcaaCGGTCATCTTCGCCTCGCTACTTGTTAC AATCCTTTAGGCAATCTTCCTAATGTATCCATCAACAAATTAGGCATGATTGAATCTCAACTGATTGAAATGCTTGCAGAGTCCTTGAATTTCAC GTACGAAATTCACGTTCCAACGGACATTCTGCAATTAGGTTCACCCGACGAAATCCACGGAAACGGATCTTGGACTGGAATTTTGGGCCAACTCGTCCGTGAA GAAGTGGATATGACTGCTACTTTCGGTCCCCAGCTATATTCAAGAGATTCGGTTTTTGATGTCACTGTGCCGATCATTTTGGACAATATTGCAATCATTGTCCCGTATCCACGGCAAAATATTGATGCCTTTGCAATTTTGAACGTTTTCTCCCCATCG ATGTGGATCCTGTATTTGGCAGCTAACTTTGCCGTTGGATACGTTGTTTGGATTGTGATGTACCTTAAGAAAGGACCTGAGCAAAAGATATTAACATACCAGGACATTCTCACAAATGGCGTCGGAATAGTTTTTGGACAAG GTGGAGATCTTTCACGGACGAGACACCGTTCGCTGGCTTCTCGCATGATTATAGGATCGTGGCTTTTTACTGTGTTGGTGTTTGATTACGCCTTTACTGGATCCATCATTTCGATTATAACTACTCCTAAATTACATTTCATTGTCCATTCAATCGGAGATGTGGTGGCAAACAAAGATATCCAACCACTCATTATTAACGAGTCCAGTACACACACCGAATTTAAG GAATCTAGTGACCCAATTTATCAAGAAATCTATAAGCGCGTAAGGGAAAACCCGGAACTTCTAGTTTCACCCTCCAGCGAATTTGTGGAACTTTTACTAAGCAAACCAAACCAGGTTTTAGTCATG TCTGATCTTTTAGCAGATTCCGAAATCGAGAAAGACTTGAGGAGAACCGGATTTTGCCGAGCGACGATTCTGCCGGAGAAAGTGAAATCGAGACAAAACAGCTTGTTCCTTCAAAAGGATAGTCAGTTTACCAAGGCAATCAACAATCA GCTTTTGTTGCTGAGGCAAACAGGTTTGTCCAACTATTTGGATGCCACCCATCACAGTTTTGCGTCGAGGTGTTATATAGACGAGCGCAAAGTGGAAAACGACAAACGGAACCGCCGGATAGCTCCATTGACTCTGCACGACCTACGCGGGCTTTTCGGTGCTTTTGGATTGGCAGTACTCGGTTTTATagtgtttcttgttgaaatctGCTCTGCCAAATGTCAGTGTCGTTCTCGTGTGGTAAAAATTGACTTGTAA